A part of Olleya sp. Bg11-27 genomic DNA contains:
- a CDS encoding T9SS type A sorting domain-containing protein, with protein MKIKFKLLLSFFLCLNSYYGFSQIEERIVLGYFPSWSENWVSANQNSKLREVPEFVNYIFLSFGKPNLEYVSGSYDISETGIQVPYDGCTLKESVSVLNDKGIKVILSIGGESYWGTPDAYNINYQQIKDLVDDMGFVGIDWDFEPNGSFTNIGSPENIQHFIDFFNNSRALMPSSEGYILACAPSGVGALGGQVNNDINSPYSFDNRNTLTGETDANLYNGAASTNGINLFGFSATGHMIPVIQSVGDKINLIAYQGYNAGGSNNRSIMYDAFAFYAEQFGFTVAAGIHYPDEPWGPFYEYTHENVASLANHIQEHPDRSDNNDGVMIWQILLEGTNSSAYSYMNVASLVLNGATESDAIQNANTFTLLPYTGGAEGCDEDSANTFCGMSEYNVNNNYPTPDTHVYYECKIWRNQWHANANEIPGFNTVWQEVSNCNEGSNCTLTINDYRQDRIQLYPNPSNTFIQLSGLTVKKNYIIFNILGAKVKSGTISNHEKIDIRNIKNGMYFLKFDNGNTLKFIKK; from the coding sequence ATGAAAATAAAGTTTAAATTATTGCTTTCCTTTTTTTTATGTTTGAATTCTTATTATGGATTCAGTCAAATTGAAGAACGGATAGTTTTAGGATATTTTCCATCTTGGTCAGAAAATTGGGTTTCTGCAAATCAAAATTCAAAATTGAGAGAAGTACCCGAGTTTGTAAATTATATTTTCCTTTCATTTGGCAAACCTAATTTAGAATATGTTTCAGGATCCTACGACATTTCAGAAACAGGAATTCAAGTACCTTATGATGGGTGTACACTAAAAGAGAGCGTTTCCGTCTTGAATGATAAAGGTATAAAAGTTATATTATCAATAGGAGGAGAAAGCTATTGGGGGACCCCAGATGCTTATAACATAAACTATCAACAAATAAAAGACCTTGTTGATGATATGGGATTTGTAGGCATAGACTGGGACTTTGAACCTAACGGCTCTTTTACAAACATTGGAAGTCCAGAGAACATTCAACATTTTATAGATTTTTTTAATAATTCAAGAGCATTAATGCCCTCTAGTGAAGGCTATATATTAGCATGCGCACCAAGTGGTGTTGGTGCTTTAGGTGGTCAGGTAAATAATGATATTAATTCACCCTATTCATTTGATAATAGGAATACTTTAACAGGGGAAACAGATGCTAATCTCTATAATGGAGCAGCATCTACAAACGGCATCAATTTATTTGGTTTTTCGGCTACTGGCCATATGATACCCGTAATTCAGAGTGTTGGAGATAAAATTAATTTAATAGCTTATCAAGGTTATAACGCGGGTGGCAGCAACAATCGCTCTATAATGTATGATGCTTTTGCTTTTTATGCAGAGCAGTTTGGTTTTACTGTTGCGGCAGGTATTCATTACCCTGATGAGCCATGGGGTCCATTTTATGAATACACACATGAAAATGTTGCCTCACTTGCTAACCACATACAGGAACACCCTGATAGAAGTGATAATAATGACGGCGTAATGATCTGGCAAATTCTTTTGGAAGGCACTAACAGCTCTGCTTATTCTTATATGAATGTAGCCTCTTTGGTATTAAATGGAGCAACCGAATCAGATGCTATACAAAATGCAAATACATTTACCTTATTACCATACACTGGAGGAGCAGAAGGTTGTGATGAAGATTCAGCCAACACTTTTTGTGGAATGTCAGAATATAATGTAAATAATAATTATCCCACACCTGATACACACGTGTATTATGAGTGCAAGATATGGCGCAATCAATGGCATGCGAATGCTAATGAAATCCCAGGTTTTAACACTGTATGGCAAGAAGTCTCAAACTGTAATGAAGGCTCAAATTGCACTTTAACTATCAATGATTATAGACAAGACAGGATACAGTTATATCCAAATCCTTCAAATACATTTATTCAACTTTCTGGTTTAACAGTAAAGAAGAATTATATTATATTTAATATTTTAGGAGCTAAAGTTAAAAGTGGAACTATTTCTAATCATGAAAAAATTGATATTAGAAACATTAAAAACGGGATGTATTTCTTAAAGTTTGACAACGGAAATACACTGAAATTTATAAAAAAATAA
- a CDS encoding SRPBCC family protein, which produces MKYTTKIIINRPVLDCFSLLEDHSNIKYWQEGLESYEHISGDLGEIGSKIKLNYVFGKRQMSLTETITGKEKGKAFHFNFDTSGMHNIQENYFEALDDNTTKWVSTNHFAPTKFKSHMMLLLMPKAFKKQSKKYLNDFKKFAESETLFIK; this is translated from the coding sequence ATGAAATATACTACAAAAATCATTATTAATAGGCCCGTATTAGACTGCTTTAGTTTACTGGAAGACCATAGTAACATCAAGTATTGGCAAGAAGGGTTAGAAAGTTACGAGCATATTTCTGGAGACCTCGGAGAGATTGGTTCTAAAATAAAACTAAATTATGTTTTTGGTAAACGACAAATGAGTCTAACCGAAACCATTACTGGTAAAGAAAAAGGGAAAGCTTTTCATTTTAATTTTGACACTTCTGGCATGCACAACATACAAGAGAATTATTTTGAAGCATTGGATGACAATACCACAAAATGGGTTAGTACTAACCATTTTGCGCCTACAAAATTTAAATCTCATATGATGTTGCTATTAATGCCTAAAGCATTTAAAAAACAATCTAAAAAGTATTTAAATGATTTTAAAAAATTTGCCGAAAGTGAAACTTTATTTATAAAATAA
- a CDS encoding peptidylprolyl isomerase, translating into MKMNVLRATLLVFLCSCFLAKAQDNTVLFTVDNVPVYASEFKRVYNKNLDLVKDDSQKDIDNYLDLFVKYKLKIAEAKALELDKKTSYLREFGNYKNQLAKNYLNDNKVTDQLVEEAYNRLQTEVDANHILVKIDPNASPKDSILAFQELQKLRSRAISEGFNAVKKDIHNGRTLFAEELGYFTAFKMVYAFENAAYNTKVGEWSAPFRTQFGFHVVLVKDKRKNRGDVTVAHIMLEDKADEKNVEDRINEIYKRAKQGEDFGALAKQFSEDKSSSSNEGKLNTFSAGQLSSKIFEDQAFGIENINAISKPFKSEFGYHIVKLLEKNGIKSFKELAPELKNKIKRDSRSKVINDKRLEGLYKKYNVATEYPDLKPFVAILNDDFFRSNWKIPEGFKGETLLVKIGDKQIVYKEFADFLFKSQRKRQVKTGFETLVDENYKVFLESNLKAYQEQNLENENEEYAQILTEYRDGLLLFDLMETEIWNAAKKDSVGLQAFYKVNKDKYFYDVRLDAIVASSAKKSVIKKVAKLLENNTVPEAIKAQLNSDSKINVSFITDTLDNNHQALPKGLELTKGVSKIFKHNDAFSVVQIKSIIPKTLKSFEESEGNVISDFQEQKEKEWLASLEKKYKVTINQEVLTEVKAELK; encoded by the coding sequence ATGAAAATGAATGTTTTACGTGCCACATTACTAGTTTTTTTATGTTCTTGTTTTTTAGCTAAAGCCCAAGACAATACTGTTTTATTTACAGTGGATAATGTCCCTGTTTATGCCTCAGAGTTTAAACGTGTTTATAATAAAAACTTAGACTTAGTCAAAGACGATTCACAAAAAGATATAGACAATTATTTAGATCTATTTGTAAAGTATAAACTTAAGATAGCAGAAGCGAAGGCTTTAGAGTTGGATAAAAAAACATCTTATCTTAGAGAATTTGGTAACTACAAGAACCAGTTAGCTAAAAATTACCTAAACGATAATAAAGTAACAGACCAGTTAGTTGAAGAAGCATATAATAGACTTCAAACAGAGGTTGATGCCAACCACATTTTAGTCAAAATAGATCCCAATGCGAGTCCTAAAGATTCTATTTTAGCGTTTCAAGAACTTCAAAAGTTAAGAAGTCGTGCTATAAGCGAAGGCTTTAATGCAGTAAAAAAGGATATTCATAACGGACGAACTTTATTTGCTGAAGAGTTAGGTTATTTTACAGCTTTTAAAATGGTTTATGCTTTTGAAAATGCTGCTTATAATACTAAAGTAGGCGAGTGGTCGGCACCATTTAGAACACAGTTTGGGTTTCATGTGGTTTTAGTAAAAGATAAGCGCAAGAATAGAGGAGACGTCACAGTAGCACATATTATGCTAGAGGATAAGGCAGACGAGAAAAATGTTGAGGATCGTATTAACGAAATTTATAAACGTGCTAAACAAGGAGAAGATTTTGGAGCACTTGCGAAACAGTTTTCAGAAGATAAAAGTTCTAGTAGTAATGAGGGTAAACTGAATACATTTTCGGCGGGCCAATTAAGTTCTAAAATATTCGAGGATCAAGCTTTTGGAATTGAAAATATAAACGCGATTAGCAAGCCGTTTAAATCGGAATTTGGATATCATATTGTTAAGTTACTAGAAAAAAATGGAATAAAATCGTTTAAAGAATTGGCGCCAGAATTAAAGAATAAAATTAAACGTGATTCACGATCTAAAGTTATTAATGATAAACGATTAGAAGGTTTATATAAAAAGTATAATGTTGCAACAGAGTATCCAGATTTAAAACCGTTTGTAGCTATTTTAAATGACGACTTTTTTAGAAGTAACTGGAAGATTCCAGAAGGTTTTAAAGGAGAAACGTTGCTAGTTAAGATTGGAGACAAGCAAATTGTATATAAAGAATTTGCGGATTTTTTATTTAAAAGTCAGCGTAAACGTCAAGTCAAAACAGGATTTGAAACACTAGTAGATGAAAATTATAAGGTTTTTTTAGAAAGTAATTTAAAAGCCTATCAAGAACAAAACCTAGAGAATGAAAATGAGGAGTATGCTCAAATTTTAACGGAATATCGAGACGGTTTATTACTGTTTGATTTAATGGAAACTGAAATTTGGAATGCGGCTAAAAAAGATTCTGTAGGACTACAAGCCTTTTATAAGGTAAATAAAGATAAGTACTTTTATGATGTTAGACTGGATGCAATTGTGGCCTCTTCAGCAAAGAAAAGCGTTATTAAAAAAGTAGCTAAACTTTTAGAAAATAATACGGTGCCAGAGGCTATAAAAGCGCAACTAAATTCTGATTCTAAAATCAACGTTAGTTTTATTACTGATACATTAGATAACAATCATCAAGCTTTACCAAAGGGATTAGAGTTAACAAAAGGGGTTTCTAAAATATTTAAACACAATGATGCCTTTAGTGTTGTTCAAATAAAATCTATAATTCCTAAGACATTAAAATCTTTTGAAGAGTCTGAAGGTAACGTGATATCCGATTTTCAGGAACAAAAAGAAAAAGAGTGGTTGGCAAGTTTAGAAAAAAAATATAAGGTGACTATTAATCAAGAGGTGTTAACAGAAGTTAAAGCAGAATTAAAATAA
- a CDS encoding peptidylprolyl isomerase yields MKKSIYSIALLSVLWSCDYFKTEAEEDALARVDDSFLYAKDLKQVLPENLTKSDSAIFTNNFINKWATQQLLVQGAQVNLSDATIEKFDRLIQQYKSDLYSKAYLEALVSKNLDTIVSHTEAKVYYDTNKEAFKLNEDLIQFRYINVDDNRLDLEKVKTKFKRFNKADRKELDSISIQFKSYSLKDSVWIRVDQVIRKIEAVRPENRNELLKKSNFIQLKDSLGLYLMQINDVLLRNDTAPLEYVRPTINQIVINKRKLELIKQLEKDITKDAIKNEQFEIYN; encoded by the coding sequence TTGAAAAAATCAATATACAGTATCGCATTGTTAAGTGTTTTATGGTCTTGCGACTATTTTAAAACGGAAGCTGAAGAAGATGCTCTGGCTAGGGTAGATGATTCTTTTTTGTACGCTAAAGACCTTAAACAAGTGTTGCCAGAAAATTTAACTAAATCTGATAGTGCTATTTTTACTAATAATTTTATTAATAAATGGGCTACGCAACAGTTGTTAGTTCAAGGGGCACAGGTAAACTTATCTGATGCGACAATAGAAAAGTTTGACAGATTAATACAACAATATAAAAGTGATCTGTATAGTAAAGCCTATCTAGAAGCTTTAGTATCTAAAAATTTGGATACGATAGTATCTCATACAGAAGCAAAAGTATATTACGATACAAATAAGGAGGCTTTTAAGTTAAACGAAGATTTAATCCAATTTAGATATATAAATGTTGATGACAATCGATTAGATTTAGAAAAGGTTAAAACAAAATTTAAGCGTTTTAATAAAGCAGATAGAAAAGAATTAGATTCTATTTCCATTCAGTTTAAATCGTATTCGCTTAAAGATTCTGTATGGATTAGAGTAGATCAGGTTATTAGAAAAATAGAAGCGGTGCGTCCAGAAAACAGAAATGAATTGTTAAAAAAATCTAATTTTATACAACTCAAAGATTCATTAGGATTATATTTGATGCAAATAAATGATGTATTGTTACGTAATGATACAGCACCACTAGAATACGTAAGACCAACAATTAACCAAATCGTTATTAATAAACGAAAATTGGAATTAATTAAACAATTAGAAAAGGACATTACTAAAGATGCCATTAAAAACGAACAATTTGAAATTTACAATTAA
- a CDS encoding peptidylprolyl isomerase has product MKFTIKTKTLSTFAFILLAIFTASAQEIIDETVPEKIKDSIVSNGATKVDGVAAVVGDYIVLDSDIDKMILQLKAQGASLEGVSNCQLFGKLLEDKLYAHHAIQDSIVVNDAEITSYVDQQVEQFLQQTNGNMDELLKFYKKDSEASFREEMFEINKSNKLASEMKKKIIDEIEVTPEEVRQFFNKIPKEERPRFGTELKVAQIIIEPKVNDAEKQRVIDQLKEFKREIEEDGKSFRSRAAFYSDDPGTKKSGGKLPPMNRSNPRMVKEFRDVAFSLQEGEISEPFATDFGYHIIYLEKIRGQEYDVSHILLVPEISDEEVLEAKARIEKIRDEINKGDYTFAEAAKEFSDEVQTKSQGGQLINPQTQDYNFELTKMDPELYGQLQGLENNTISDVLTDSDRQGNIKFKLVIVTDRIDEHDADYSRDYLKIKELALNEKQYEAIGKWQNEKITDTYIKISESHRNCEFSSNWLKNK; this is encoded by the coding sequence TTGAAATTTACAATTAAAACTAAAACGTTATCCACTTTTGCGTTTATATTATTAGCAATATTTACTGCTTCAGCTCAAGAAATTATTGACGAAACAGTTCCGGAAAAAATTAAAGATTCTATAGTTTCTAATGGAGCAACTAAAGTAGATGGTGTCGCTGCAGTAGTTGGAGATTACATTGTGTTGGATAGCGATATTGACAAAATGATTTTACAACTTAAAGCACAGGGCGCGTCATTAGAAGGTGTATCCAATTGTCAGTTATTTGGTAAGCTATTAGAAGATAAGCTTTATGCGCATCACGCAATACAAGATAGTATTGTAGTAAATGATGCTGAAATTACATCGTATGTAGACCAACAAGTAGAGCAGTTTTTGCAACAAACTAATGGGAACATGGATGAGCTACTTAAATTTTATAAAAAAGATAGCGAAGCAAGTTTCAGAGAAGAAATGTTCGAAATTAATAAGAGCAATAAATTAGCTTCTGAAATGAAGAAGAAAATTATTGATGAAATTGAAGTAACTCCTGAAGAGGTAAGACAGTTTTTTAATAAAATACCAAAAGAAGAACGTCCTAGATTTGGAACAGAACTTAAAGTAGCACAAATAATTATTGAGCCTAAAGTTAATGACGCTGAAAAACAACGTGTCATAGACCAATTAAAAGAGTTTAAACGTGAAATAGAAGAAGACGGTAAAAGTTTTAGATCTAGAGCTGCTTTTTATTCTGATGACCCAGGAACTAAAAAATCAGGTGGAAAATTGCCTCCTATGAATAGATCTAATCCTAGAATGGTAAAAGAATTTAGAGATGTTGCTTTTTCTTTACAAGAAGGTGAGATTTCTGAGCCTTTTGCTACTGATTTTGGGTATCACATTATTTACCTAGAAAAAATTAGAGGTCAGGAATATGATGTGAGTCATATATTATTAGTTCCAGAAATTTCTGATGAAGAAGTTTTAGAGGCCAAAGCAAGAATAGAGAAAATCAGAGACGAAATCAATAAAGGAGATTATACTTTTGCTGAAGCTGCTAAAGAGTTTAGTGACGAGGTACAAACCAAAAGTCAAGGTGGCCAATTAATTAATCCGCAAACTCAGGATTATAATTTTGAATTAACTAAAATGGATCCAGAATTATATGGTCAACTTCAGGGGTTAGAAAACAATACAATAAGTGATGTTTTAACGGATTCGGACAGACAAGGAAACATTAAGTTTAAATTAGTAATTGTTACGGATAGAATAGATGAGCATGACGCCGATTATTCTCGTGATTATTTGAAAATTAAAGAATTAGCGTTAAACGAAAAACAGTACGAAGCTATTGGTAAATGGCAAAATGAAAAAATAACAGACACCTACATTAAAATAAGCGAATCGCATAGAAACTGTGAATTTAGTAGTAACTGGTTAAAAAATAAATAG